One genomic window of Salvia miltiorrhiza cultivar Shanhuang (shh) chromosome 4, IMPLAD_Smil_shh, whole genome shotgun sequence includes the following:
- the LOC131022418 gene encoding uncharacterized protein LOC131022418 isoform X1 yields the protein MAFPWILSNSLALSSSSTCNFLPWTLPKFQFHPSTRSVNCRCKCGLSAEDDLKFVLHDALDFSGIDTSHARAARVGFCAQIKNFSDLERGTSITINRGVDLARAALQIAAEDDSLISHSSVPLPVDDFIERLDTLSMGYCSQYSSSFRSSPENFLDCLERYLYLNKGFRRTSTRNHVEHRALYLNSVLTHRSGSVTMLSLIYSEILKMLRMWGVLNFDVEIFFPHDSHSSPRGYLKQKSKESDQSHIMTSQSLLVEILKDLKNAFWPFQLDHARSPFIRAAEAAHCVTGANNANESASQLASAKAGRHRLQRGVWTSVHFGDMRRALSACERLILLKHDPKELRDYGVLLYHCGYYEEALQFLKHYRDTEQSGLIDNVEEDAVEKLVVRLNLILMEVGWSRQPKHRNILFNNSEPW from the exons ATGGCGTTTCCATGGATTTTATCGAACAGCTTAGCATTATCTTCCTCATCAACTTGCAATTTTCTTCCATGGACTCTGCCCAAATTCCAATTCCATCCTTCCACACGGAGCGTGAATTGCCGCTGTAAATGTGGATTATCCGCTGAAGATGATTTGAAATTTGTGCTTCATGATGCGCTTGATTTTTCCGGCATCGACACGTCCCACGCGAGG GCTGCAAGGGTAGGTTTTTGCGCGCAGATAAAAAATTTCTCTGACCTTGAGAGAGGAACAAGTATCACTATAAATAGAGGGGTTGATTTAGCCAGAGCTGCTCTTCAAATTGCAGCTGAAGATGACTCCCTTATCTCGCACTCTTCTGTTCCACTTCCAGTTGATGATTTCATTGAGAGATTGGATACCCTTTCTATGGGCTATTGCTCTCAATACAGCTCCTCATTTAGATCCTCACCGGAGAATTTTCTTGACTGTTTAGAAAGATACCTCTACCTCAACAAA GGTTTTCGAAGAACAAGTACAAGAAACCATGTTGAGCACCGCGCCCTATATCTCAATTCA GTCTTAACACATCGTTCTGGCTCTGTTACCATGCTCTCCCTTATATACTCAGAGATCCTAAAGATGCTTCGCATGTGGGGAGTCCTGAATTTTGATGTGGAAATCTTCTTTCCTCATGATTCACATAGTTCTCCAAGAGGATATCTAAAACAAAAGAGCAAAGAATCTGACCAGTCACATATTATGACATCACAATCTTTATTGGTGGag ATATTGAAAGATTTAAAAAATGCTTTCTGGCCATTTCAACTTGATCATGCTAGGAGTCCATTTATTAGGGCCGCTGAAGCTGCTCATTGCGTCACTGGTGCCAACAATGCTAACGAAAG TGCCTCACAGCTTGCCTCTGCCAAGGCTGGCCGCCATCGGCTGCAACGAGGTGTTTGGACTAGTGTTCATTTTGGAGATATGCGTCGTGCATTATCAG CGTGTGAACGCCTTATTTTACTCAAGCATGATCCTAAGGAGCTAAGAGACTATGGTGTTCTCCTCTACCATTGTGGATATTACGAGGAAGCGCTGCAGTTCCTTAAGCATTACCGGGACACTGAG CAATCTGGTTTGATCGACAATGTCGAGGAAGACGCTGTGGAGAAACTAGTAGTACGACTGAACCTGATCTTGATGGAGGTTGGTTGGTCTAGACAGCCGAAGCACAGAAATATCCTTTTCAACAACTCTGAACCATGGTGA
- the LOC131022418 gene encoding uncharacterized protein LOC131022418 isoform X2 has protein sequence MGYCSQYSSSFRSSPENFLDCLERYLYLNKGFRRTSTRNHVEHRALYLNSVLTHRSGSVTMLSLIYSEILKMLRMWGVLNFDVEIFFPHDSHSSPRGYLKQKSKESDQSHIMTSQSLLVEILKDLKNAFWPFQLDHARSPFIRAAEAAHCVTGANNANESASQLASAKAGRHRLQRGVWTSVHFGDMRRALSACERLILLKHDPKELRDYGVLLYHCGYYEEALQFLKHYRDTEQSGLIDNVEEDAVEKLVVRLNLILMEVGWSRQPKHRNILFNNSEPW, from the exons ATGGGCTATTGCTCTCAATACAGCTCCTCATTTAGATCCTCACCGGAGAATTTTCTTGACTGTTTAGAAAGATACCTCTACCTCAACAAA GGTTTTCGAAGAACAAGTACAAGAAACCATGTTGAGCACCGCGCCCTATATCTCAATTCA GTCTTAACACATCGTTCTGGCTCTGTTACCATGCTCTCCCTTATATACTCAGAGATCCTAAAGATGCTTCGCATGTGGGGAGTCCTGAATTTTGATGTGGAAATCTTCTTTCCTCATGATTCACATAGTTCTCCAAGAGGATATCTAAAACAAAAGAGCAAAGAATCTGACCAGTCACATATTATGACATCACAATCTTTATTGGTGGag ATATTGAAAGATTTAAAAAATGCTTTCTGGCCATTTCAACTTGATCATGCTAGGAGTCCATTTATTAGGGCCGCTGAAGCTGCTCATTGCGTCACTGGTGCCAACAATGCTAACGAAAG TGCCTCACAGCTTGCCTCTGCCAAGGCTGGCCGCCATCGGCTGCAACGAGGTGTTTGGACTAGTGTTCATTTTGGAGATATGCGTCGTGCATTATCAG CGTGTGAACGCCTTATTTTACTCAAGCATGATCCTAAGGAGCTAAGAGACTATGGTGTTCTCCTCTACCATTGTGGATATTACGAGGAAGCGCTGCAGTTCCTTAAGCATTACCGGGACACTGAG CAATCTGGTTTGATCGACAATGTCGAGGAAGACGCTGTGGAGAAACTAGTAGTACGACTGAACCTGATCTTGATGGAGGTTGGTTGGTCTAGACAGCCGAAGCACAGAAATATCCTTTTCAACAACTCTGAACCATGGTGA
- the LOC131022419 gene encoding uncharacterized protein LOC131022419 isoform X1, with protein MAVTSFFFKHIADPKKQMENIHLDAYLTVLYTSSEMAGLRSFKRRVTITSTSFMATIFRMWMKYNREEDTPESSTQNELQIANEDLFEMSQFIIGEEPSWGHVKPWHDYDKVIAIANILNHWITLCINLKETCVIVYGSQQHVWNKQDYEISKQNKVLLARLLPHVLEYAGFFDARKYVTKSLNQWKIDHPEEVNIYELTDDVNCGPFALKFAEVILTGKWEHGFDTKSLKKYMHDMAMNVYGFSTNFD; from the exons ATGGCTGTTACGTCTTTTTTCTTCAAGCATATTGCGGATCCGAAAAAGCAAATGGAGAACATACACCTTGATGCATACTTGACAGTACTCTACACATCGTCGGAAATGGCTGGACTGAGAAGTTTCAAAAGAAGAGTGACAATAACTTCTACAAGCTTCATG GCAACTATCTTCCGAATGTGGATGAAGTACAACCGTGAGGAAGACACGCCCGAGTCAAGCACACAGAACGAACTTCAAATTGCAAACGAGGACTTGTTCGAGATGTCTCAATTCATCATTGGGGAGGAACCATCATGGGGCCATGTTAAGCCATGGCATGATTATGACAAG gtTATTGCAATAGCAAATATCCTCAACCATTGGATAACACTTTGCATTAACCTCAAGGAAACATGTGTCATTGTGTATGGCTCACAACAACATGTATGGAACAAACAAGATTATGAAATCAGCAAGCAAAACAAGGTCCTGTTGGCAAGGTTGCTCCCACATGTCCTCGAGTATGCAGGTTTCTTTGACGCCAGAAAATACGTAACAAAATCTCTGAATCAGTGGAAGATTGATCATCCAGAAGAGGTCAATATCTACGAGCTAACTGATGACGTCAACTGCGGACCATTTGCACTGAAGTTCGCTGAAGTAATATTGACTGGAAAGTGGGAACATGGATTTGACACAAAGAGCTTGAAGAAGTACATGCATGACATGGCAATGAATGTCTATGGTTTCAGCACCAACTTtgattga
- the LOC131022419 gene encoding uncharacterized protein LOC131022419 isoform X2, with protein sequence MENIHLDAYLTVLYTSSEMAGLRSFKRRVTITSTSFMATIFRMWMKYNREEDTPESSTQNELQIANEDLFEMSQFIIGEEPSWGHVKPWHDYDKVIAIANILNHWITLCINLKETCVIVYGSQQHVWNKQDYEISKQNKVLLARLLPHVLEYAGFFDARKYVTKSLNQWKIDHPEEVNIYELTDDVNCGPFALKFAEVILTGKWEHGFDTKSLKKYMHDMAMNVYGFSTNFD encoded by the exons ATGGAGAACATACACCTTGATGCATACTTGACAGTACTCTACACATCGTCGGAAATGGCTGGACTGAGAAGTTTCAAAAGAAGAGTGACAATAACTTCTACAAGCTTCATG GCAACTATCTTCCGAATGTGGATGAAGTACAACCGTGAGGAAGACACGCCCGAGTCAAGCACACAGAACGAACTTCAAATTGCAAACGAGGACTTGTTCGAGATGTCTCAATTCATCATTGGGGAGGAACCATCATGGGGCCATGTTAAGCCATGGCATGATTATGACAAG gtTATTGCAATAGCAAATATCCTCAACCATTGGATAACACTTTGCATTAACCTCAAGGAAACATGTGTCATTGTGTATGGCTCACAACAACATGTATGGAACAAACAAGATTATGAAATCAGCAAGCAAAACAAGGTCCTGTTGGCAAGGTTGCTCCCACATGTCCTCGAGTATGCAGGTTTCTTTGACGCCAGAAAATACGTAACAAAATCTCTGAATCAGTGGAAGATTGATCATCCAGAAGAGGTCAATATCTACGAGCTAACTGATGACGTCAACTGCGGACCATTTGCACTGAAGTTCGCTGAAGTAATATTGACTGGAAAGTGGGAACATGGATTTGACACAAAGAGCTTGAAGAAGTACATGCATGACATGGCAATGAATGTCTATGGTTTCAGCACCAACTTtgattga